In Myxocyprinus asiaticus isolate MX2 ecotype Aquarium Trade chromosome 8, UBuf_Myxa_2, whole genome shotgun sequence, a single genomic region encodes these proteins:
- the LOC127444990 gene encoding uncharacterized protein LOC127444990 isoform X2 encodes MKIFIIFTFYLISGSVRCFDVTGYSGGSVLVNSWRNSYNYHIQIEKETQDEWITILNLNKHDQWITEGRFSLYRISNRKLMIFIRELKTTDAGRYWIRNKYSSGFQSVDMTLIVKDESCCGRSKMVTVNSGETAEFSCEYSQNHKTNWKTIFKEGKTSIEEIYSTWNMKGRFSISDERYKNLFSVRITAVTPDDGGVYLCGVQINRHSYSYSITTTVHLHIMNKVGSYRVTGYSGGQIIIKCEHPQYKTNPKYICKESDGCSERKYPGVENKWMENGDVSLYDDTRGGVLMVFFRDLNAGDAGTYRCGVNVSQYTDRVTQVTLDVKDDTSLVKETIKSVYLGEEVKIFCQIPEEHEVSSTHFCKEDDDHICQTVNTSEETQMNSLSERNEARVFTVSISNLTVRDAGVYWCGTETSEEHLTFISLITEVHLNLIKKVGSYRVTGYSGGQIIIKCEHPQYKTNPKYICKESDGCSERKYPGVENKWMENGDVSLYDDTRGGVLMVFFRDLNAGDAGTYRCGVNVSQYTDRVTQVTLDVKEELTQQLNKSIYLGEEVNITCQIPEEHEVSSTHFCKEDDDHICQTVNTSEETQMNSLSERNEARVFTVSISNLTVRDAGVYWCGTETSEEHLTFISLMTKIQLTLTRPPVFGHEGESVEIICPYDPIYKSKSKYLCKGKCSTRDRNPLIETVRDQNETKTDRLTLNDDITASVFTVTITGLTAEDAGKYCCAMTLERDVNYLYTHLIIIRKQELILNQSEGDDISIKCKHHDEHQKFFCKGHQASMCVKDGVSLERIRDDGFSLSDEASTGVFTVNITDLRQEDSGIYWCGSDAITKVILEVKKSVSDKISACVCVVLLLMGGVVLLLYKFRNIKTPDRSSSTDRTEMRSGQVSHAACDYENIKDIRQYPVSHPEETVLYSRVKIPTNSSDPHMLYSTVQLPTNLFNQHEVLYSTANFPSNSSDGLLYAAVSFQKHEDSLTDDTVTFRKEEN; translated from the exons ATGAAGATCTTCATCATCTTCACATTCTACCTCATCTCAG GTTCAGTGAGATGCTTTGATGTGACTGGATATTCTGGAGGAAGTGTTCTTGTTAATTCTTGGAGGAATTCGTACAATTACCATATACAAATTGAAAAGGAAACTCAGGACGAGTGGATAACCatactgaatttaaataaacatgaTCAATGGATTACTGAAGGAAGATTCTCTCTGTATCGCATCAGTAATAGAAAGCTCATGATCTTCATCAGAGAACTGAAAACAACAGATGCTGGAAGATACTGGATCAGAAATAAATATTCATCTGGTTTTCAGTCTGTTGATATGACTTTGATAGTGAAAGATG AATCATGTTGTGGGAGGTCAAAAATGGTGACTGTGAATAGTGGAGAAACTGCTGAGTTCAGCTGTGAATATTCACAGAATCACAAGACTAACTGGAAGACAATATTCAAAGAaggaaaaacatccattgaggaGATCTACAGCACATGGAATATGAAAGGAAGATTCAGTATTtctgatgaaagatataaaaatCTCTTCAGTGTCAGAATTACTGCTGTGACACCAGATGATGGAGGAGTTTATTTATGTGGAGTTCAGATCAACAGACACTCGTACAGTTACTCCATTACTACAACTGTTCATCTACACATTATGA ATAAAGTGGGTTCATATAGAGTGACCGGTTACTCAGGAGGTCAGATCATtatcaagtgtgaacaccctcagTACAAAACCAACCCAAAATATATCTGTAAAGAATCAGATGGATGTTCTGAGAGGAAGTATCCAGGAGTTGAGAATAAATGGATGGAAAATGGAGATGTTTCTTTATATGATGACACCAGAGGAGGAGTCTTGATGGTGTTCTTTAGAGATCTGAATGCTGGAGATGCTGGAACATACAGGTGTGGAGTCAATGTATCTCAATATACTGACAGAGTTACTCAAGTCACACTGGATGTCAAAGACG ATACATCACTGGTAAAGGAGACAATTAAATCTGTTTATCTTGGTGAGGAAGTgaagattttctgtcagatcccAGAGGAACATGAAGTCAGTTCAACACACTTTTGTAAAGAGGATGATGATCACATCTGTCAAACTGTCAACACATCTGAAGAGACACAAATGAATTCTTTATCTGAGAGAAATGAAGCAAGAGTTTTTACTGTGAGCATCAGTAATCTGACAGTGAGAGATGCTGGAGTTTACTGGTGTGGAACAGAAACCAGTGAAGAACATCTGACTTTCATCTCTCTGATCACTGAAGTTCATCTCAACCTCATCA AGAAAGTGGGTTCATATAGAGTGACCGGTTACTCAGGAGGTCAGATCAtcatcaagtgtgaacaccctcagTACAAAACCAACCCAAAATATATCTGTAAAGAATCAGATGGATGTTCTGAGAGGAAGTATCCAGGAGTTGAGAATAAATGGATGGAAAATGGAGATGTTTCTTTATATGATGACACCAGAGGAGGAGTCTTGATGGTGTTCTTTAGAGATCTGAATGCTGGAGATGCTGGAACATACAGGTGTGGAGTCAATGTATCTCAATATACTGACAGAGTTACTCAAGTCACACTGGACGTCAAAGAGG AATTGACACAGCAGTTGAATAAATCTATTTATCTTGGTGAGGAAGTGAACATCACCTGTCAGATCCCAGAGGAACATGAAGTCAGTTCAACACACTTTTGTAAAGAGGATGATGATCATATCTGTCAAACTGTCAACACATCTGAAGAGACACAAATGAATTCTTTATCTGAGAGAAATGAAGCAAGAGTTTTTACTGTGAGCATCAGTAATCTGACAGTGAGAGATGCTGGAGTTTACTGGTGTGGAACAGAAACCAGTGAAGAACATCTGACTTTCATCTCTCTGATGACAAAAATCCAACTCACATTAACTA GGCCTCCAGTATTTGGTCATGAAGGAGAATCTGTTGAGATCATCTGTCCTTATGATCCGATCTATAAATCAAAGTCAAAGTATCTCTGTAAGGGGAAGTGCTCCACTAGAGATAGAAATCCTCTCATTGAGACTGTGAGAGACCAGAATGAGACCAAGACTGACAGATTGACTCTGAatgatgacatcacagcaagtgtCTTTACTGTGACCATCACGGGACTGACAGCAGAGGATGCTGGGAAATACTGCTGTGCAATGACATTAGAAAGAGACGTGAATTATCTTTACACTCATCTGATCATTATCAGGAAACAAG AGCTGATCTTGAATCAGTCTGAAGGAGATGACATCTCAATCAAGTGCAAACATCATGATGAACATCAGAAATTCTTCTGTAAAGGACATCAAGCCTCAATGTGTGTAAAGGATGGAGTTTCATTGGAGAGAATCAGAGATGATGGATTCTCTTTAAGTGATGAAGCATCTACTGGAGTCTTTACTGTAAACATCACTGATCTGAGACAAGAGGATTCTGGGATATACTGGTGTGGATCTGATGCCATCACTAAAGTCATTCTAGAAGTGAAAAAGA GTGTTTCTGATAAAATCAGTGCTTGCGTTTGTGTGGTCCTGTTGCTCATGGGTGGAGTAGTCCTGTTGTTATACAAATTTAGAAATATCAAGACACCAG ACCGCAGCAGCTCCACAGACAGGACAGAGATGCGAAGTGGACAG GTCTCCCATGCTGCCTGTGACTATGAGAATATTAAAGACATCAGACAATATCCAGTCTCACATCCTGAGGAAACTGTACTATATTCTAGAGTGAAGATCCCCACAAACTCTTCTGATCCACATATGTTATATTCTACAGTACAGTTACCAACAAATCTCTTTAATCAACATGAAGTATTATATTCAACAGCAAATTTCCCCTCAAACTCCTCTGATGGGCTCCTGTATGCTGCTGTCAGTTTTCAGAAACATGAAGATTCTCTCACTGATGATACAGTCACATTCAGGAAAGAGGAGaattaa
- the LOC127444990 gene encoding polymeric immunoglobulin receptor-like isoform X3, whose product MKIFIVFTFYLISGSVRCFDVTGYSGGSVLVNSWRNSYNYHIQIEKETQDEWITILNLNKHDQWITEGRFSLYRISNRKLMIFIRELKTTDAGRYWIRNKYSSGFQSVDMTLIVKDESCCGRSKMVTVNSGETAEFSCEYSQNHKTNWKTIFKEGKTSIEEIYSTWNMKGRFSISDERYKNLFSVRITAVTPDDGGVYLCGVQINRHSYSYSITTTVHLHIMNKVGSYRVTGYSGGQIIIKCEHPQYKTNPKYICKESDGCSERKYPGVENKWMENGDVSLYDDTRGGVLMVFFRDLNAGDAGTYRCGVNVSQYTDRVTQVTLDVKDDTSLVKETIKSVYLGEEVKIFCQIPEEHEVSSTHFCKEDDDHICQTVNTSEETQMNSLSERNEARVFTVSISNLTVRDAGVYWCGTETSEEHLTFISLITEVHLNLIKKVGSYRVTGYSGGQIIIKCEHPQYKTNPKYICKESDGCSERKYPGVENKWMENGDVSLYDDTRGGVLMVFFRDLNAGDAGTYRCGVNVSQYTDRVTQVTLDVKEELTQQLNKSIYLGEEVNITCQIPEEHEVSSTHFCKEDDDHICQTVNTSEETQMNSLSERNEARVFTVSISNLTVRDAGVYWCGTETSEEHLTFISLMTKIQLTLTRPPVFGHEGESVEIICPYDPIYKSKSKYLCKGKCSTRDRNPLIETVRDQNETKTDRLTLNDDITASVFTVTITGLTAEDAGKYCCAMTLERDVNYLYTHLIIIRKQELILNQSEGDDISIKCKHHDEHQKFFCKGHQASMCVKDGVSLERIRDDGFSLSDEASTGVFTVNITDLRQEDSGIYWCGSDAITKVILEVKKSVSDKISACVCVVLLLMGGVVLLLYKFRNIKTPDRSSSTDRTEMRSGQVRVCETFRGSPMLPVTMRILKTSDNIQSHILRKLYYILE is encoded by the exons GTTCAGTGAGATGCTTTGATGTGACTGGATATTCTGGAGGAAGTGTTCTTGTTAATTCTTGGAGGAATTCGTACAATTACCATATACAAATTGAAAAGGAAACTCAGGACGAGTGGATAACCatactgaatttaaataaacatgaTCAATGGATTACTGAAGGAAGATTCTCTCTGTATCGCATCAGTAATAGAAAGCTCATGATCTTCATCAGAGAACTGAAAACAACAGATGCTGGAAGATACTGGATCAGAAATAAATATTCATCTGGTTTTCAGTCTGTTGATATGACTTTGATAGTGAAAGATG AATCATGTTGTGGGAGGTCAAAAATGGTGACTGTGAATAGTGGAGAAACTGCTGAGTTCAGCTGTGAATATTCACAGAATCACAAGACTAACTGGAAGACAATATTCAAAGAaggaaaaacatccattgaggaGATCTACAGCACATGGAATATGAAAGGAAGATTCAGTATTtctgatgaaagatataaaaatCTCTTCAGTGTCAGAATTACTGCTGTGACACCAGATGATGGAGGAGTTTATTTATGTGGAGTTCAGATCAACAGACACTCGTACAGTTACTCCATTACTACAACTGTTCATCTACACATTATGA ATAAAGTGGGTTCATATAGAGTGACCGGTTACTCAGGAGGTCAGATCATtatcaagtgtgaacaccctcagTACAAAACCAACCCAAAATATATCTGTAAAGAATCAGATGGATGTTCTGAGAGGAAGTATCCAGGAGTTGAGAATAAATGGATGGAAAATGGAGATGTTTCTTTATATGATGACACCAGAGGAGGAGTCTTGATGGTGTTCTTTAGAGATCTGAATGCTGGAGATGCTGGAACATACAGGTGTGGAGTCAATGTATCTCAATATACTGACAGAGTTACTCAAGTCACACTGGATGTCAAAGACG ATACATCACTGGTAAAGGAGACAATTAAATCTGTTTATCTTGGTGAGGAAGTgaagattttctgtcagatcccAGAGGAACATGAAGTCAGTTCAACACACTTTTGTAAAGAGGATGATGATCACATCTGTCAAACTGTCAACACATCTGAAGAGACACAAATGAATTCTTTATCTGAGAGAAATGAAGCAAGAGTTTTTACTGTGAGCATCAGTAATCTGACAGTGAGAGATGCTGGAGTTTACTGGTGTGGAACAGAAACCAGTGAAGAACATCTGACTTTCATCTCTCTGATCACTGAAGTTCATCTCAACCTCATCA AGAAAGTGGGTTCATATAGAGTGACCGGTTACTCAGGAGGTCAGATCAtcatcaagtgtgaacaccctcagTACAAAACCAACCCAAAATATATCTGTAAAGAATCAGATGGATGTTCTGAGAGGAAGTATCCAGGAGTTGAGAATAAATGGATGGAAAATGGAGATGTTTCTTTATATGATGACACCAGAGGAGGAGTCTTGATGGTGTTCTTTAGAGATCTGAATGCTGGAGATGCTGGAACATACAGGTGTGGAGTCAATGTATCTCAATATACTGACAGAGTTACTCAAGTCACACTGGACGTCAAAGAGG AATTGACACAGCAGTTGAATAAATCTATTTATCTTGGTGAGGAAGTGAACATCACCTGTCAGATCCCAGAGGAACATGAAGTCAGTTCAACACACTTTTGTAAAGAGGATGATGATCATATCTGTCAAACTGTCAACACATCTGAAGAGACACAAATGAATTCTTTATCTGAGAGAAATGAAGCAAGAGTTTTTACTGTGAGCATCAGTAATCTGACAGTGAGAGATGCTGGAGTTTACTGGTGTGGAACAGAAACCAGTGAAGAACATCTGACTTTCATCTCTCTGATGACAAAAATCCAACTCACATTAACTA GGCCTCCAGTATTTGGTCATGAAGGAGAATCTGTTGAGATCATCTGTCCTTATGATCCGATCTATAAATCAAAGTCAAAGTATCTCTGTAAGGGGAAGTGCTCCACTAGAGATAGAAATCCTCTCATTGAGACTGTGAGAGACCAGAATGAGACCAAGACTGACAGATTGACTCTGAatgatgacatcacagcaagtgtCTTTACTGTGACCATCACGGGACTGACAGCAGAGGATGCTGGGAAATACTGCTGTGCAATGACATTAGAAAGAGACGTGAATTATCTTTACACTCATCTGATCATTATCAGGAAACAAG AGCTGATCTTGAATCAGTCTGAAGGAGATGACATCTCAATCAAGTGCAAACATCATGATGAACATCAGAAATTCTTCTGTAAAGGACATCAAGCCTCAATGTGTGTAAAGGATGGAGTTTCATTGGAGAGAATCAGAGATGATGGATTCTCTTTAAGTGATGAAGCATCTACTGGAGTCTTTACTGTAAACATCACTGATCTGAGACAAGAGGATTCTGGGATATACTGGTGTGGATCTGATGCCATCACTAAAGTCATTCTAGAAGTGAAAAAGA GTGTTTCTGATAAAATCAGTGCTTGCGTTTGTGTGGTCCTGTTGCTCATGGGTGGAGTAGTCCTGTTGTTATACAAATTTAGAAATATCAAGACACCAG ACCGCAGCAGCTCCACAGACAGGACAGAGATGCGAAGTGGACAGGTGAGGGTGTGTGAGACTTTTAGAGG GTCTCCCATGCTGCCTGTGACTATGAGAATATTAAAGACATCAGACAATATCCAGTCTCACATCCTGAGGAAACTGTACTATATTCTAGAGTGA
- the LOC127444990 gene encoding uncharacterized protein LOC127444990 isoform X1 has product MKIFIVFTFYLISGSVRCFDVTGYSGGSVLVNSWRNSYNYHIQIEKETQDEWITILNLNKHDQWITEGRFSLYRISNRKLMIFIRELKTTDAGRYWIRNKYSSGFQSVDMTLIVKDESCCGRSKMVTVNSGETAEFSCEYSQNHKTNWKTIFKEGKTSIEEIYSTWNMKGRFSISDERYKNLFSVRITAVTPDDGGVYLCGVQINRHSYSYSITTTVHLHIMNKVGSYRVTGYSGGQIIIKCEHPQYKTNPKYICKESDGCSERKYPGVENKWMENGDVSLYDDTRGGVLMVFFRDLNAGDAGTYRCGVNVSQYTDRVTQVTLDVKDDTSLVKETIKSVYLGEEVKIFCQIPEEHEVSSTHFCKEDDDHICQTVNTSEETQMNSLSERNEARVFTVSISNLTVRDAGVYWCGTETSEEHLTFISLITEVHLNLIKKVGSYRVTGYSGGQIIIKCEHPQYKTNPKYICKESDGCSERKYPGVENKWMENGDVSLYDDTRGGVLMVFFRDLNAGDAGTYRCGVNVSQYTDRVTQVTLDVKEELTQQLNKSIYLGEEVNITCQIPEEHEVSSTHFCKEDDDHICQTVNTSEETQMNSLSERNEARVFTVSISNLTVRDAGVYWCGTETSEEHLTFISLMTKIQLTLTRPPVFGHEGESVEIICPYDPIYKSKSKYLCKGKCSTRDRNPLIETVRDQNETKTDRLTLNDDITASVFTVTITGLTAEDAGKYCCAMTLERDVNYLYTHLIIIRKQELILNQSEGDDISIKCKHHDEHQKFFCKGHQASMCVKDGVSLERIRDDGFSLSDEASTGVFTVNITDLRQEDSGIYWCGSDAITKVILEVKKSVSDKISACVCVVLLLMGGVVLLLYKFRNIKTPDRSSSTDRTEMRSGQVSHAACDYENIKDIRQYPVSHPEETVLYSRVKIPTNSSDPHMLYSTVQLPTNLFNQHEVLYSTANFPSNSSDGLLYAAVSFQKHEDSLTDDTVTFRKEEN; this is encoded by the exons GTTCAGTGAGATGCTTTGATGTGACTGGATATTCTGGAGGAAGTGTTCTTGTTAATTCTTGGAGGAATTCGTACAATTACCATATACAAATTGAAAAGGAAACTCAGGACGAGTGGATAACCatactgaatttaaataaacatgaTCAATGGATTACTGAAGGAAGATTCTCTCTGTATCGCATCAGTAATAGAAAGCTCATGATCTTCATCAGAGAACTGAAAACAACAGATGCTGGAAGATACTGGATCAGAAATAAATATTCATCTGGTTTTCAGTCTGTTGATATGACTTTGATAGTGAAAGATG AATCATGTTGTGGGAGGTCAAAAATGGTGACTGTGAATAGTGGAGAAACTGCTGAGTTCAGCTGTGAATATTCACAGAATCACAAGACTAACTGGAAGACAATATTCAAAGAaggaaaaacatccattgaggaGATCTACAGCACATGGAATATGAAAGGAAGATTCAGTATTtctgatgaaagatataaaaatCTCTTCAGTGTCAGAATTACTGCTGTGACACCAGATGATGGAGGAGTTTATTTATGTGGAGTTCAGATCAACAGACACTCGTACAGTTACTCCATTACTACAACTGTTCATCTACACATTATGA ATAAAGTGGGTTCATATAGAGTGACCGGTTACTCAGGAGGTCAGATCATtatcaagtgtgaacaccctcagTACAAAACCAACCCAAAATATATCTGTAAAGAATCAGATGGATGTTCTGAGAGGAAGTATCCAGGAGTTGAGAATAAATGGATGGAAAATGGAGATGTTTCTTTATATGATGACACCAGAGGAGGAGTCTTGATGGTGTTCTTTAGAGATCTGAATGCTGGAGATGCTGGAACATACAGGTGTGGAGTCAATGTATCTCAATATACTGACAGAGTTACTCAAGTCACACTGGATGTCAAAGACG ATACATCACTGGTAAAGGAGACAATTAAATCTGTTTATCTTGGTGAGGAAGTgaagattttctgtcagatcccAGAGGAACATGAAGTCAGTTCAACACACTTTTGTAAAGAGGATGATGATCACATCTGTCAAACTGTCAACACATCTGAAGAGACACAAATGAATTCTTTATCTGAGAGAAATGAAGCAAGAGTTTTTACTGTGAGCATCAGTAATCTGACAGTGAGAGATGCTGGAGTTTACTGGTGTGGAACAGAAACCAGTGAAGAACATCTGACTTTCATCTCTCTGATCACTGAAGTTCATCTCAACCTCATCA AGAAAGTGGGTTCATATAGAGTGACCGGTTACTCAGGAGGTCAGATCAtcatcaagtgtgaacaccctcagTACAAAACCAACCCAAAATATATCTGTAAAGAATCAGATGGATGTTCTGAGAGGAAGTATCCAGGAGTTGAGAATAAATGGATGGAAAATGGAGATGTTTCTTTATATGATGACACCAGAGGAGGAGTCTTGATGGTGTTCTTTAGAGATCTGAATGCTGGAGATGCTGGAACATACAGGTGTGGAGTCAATGTATCTCAATATACTGACAGAGTTACTCAAGTCACACTGGACGTCAAAGAGG AATTGACACAGCAGTTGAATAAATCTATTTATCTTGGTGAGGAAGTGAACATCACCTGTCAGATCCCAGAGGAACATGAAGTCAGTTCAACACACTTTTGTAAAGAGGATGATGATCATATCTGTCAAACTGTCAACACATCTGAAGAGACACAAATGAATTCTTTATCTGAGAGAAATGAAGCAAGAGTTTTTACTGTGAGCATCAGTAATCTGACAGTGAGAGATGCTGGAGTTTACTGGTGTGGAACAGAAACCAGTGAAGAACATCTGACTTTCATCTCTCTGATGACAAAAATCCAACTCACATTAACTA GGCCTCCAGTATTTGGTCATGAAGGAGAATCTGTTGAGATCATCTGTCCTTATGATCCGATCTATAAATCAAAGTCAAAGTATCTCTGTAAGGGGAAGTGCTCCACTAGAGATAGAAATCCTCTCATTGAGACTGTGAGAGACCAGAATGAGACCAAGACTGACAGATTGACTCTGAatgatgacatcacagcaagtgtCTTTACTGTGACCATCACGGGACTGACAGCAGAGGATGCTGGGAAATACTGCTGTGCAATGACATTAGAAAGAGACGTGAATTATCTTTACACTCATCTGATCATTATCAGGAAACAAG AGCTGATCTTGAATCAGTCTGAAGGAGATGACATCTCAATCAAGTGCAAACATCATGATGAACATCAGAAATTCTTCTGTAAAGGACATCAAGCCTCAATGTGTGTAAAGGATGGAGTTTCATTGGAGAGAATCAGAGATGATGGATTCTCTTTAAGTGATGAAGCATCTACTGGAGTCTTTACTGTAAACATCACTGATCTGAGACAAGAGGATTCTGGGATATACTGGTGTGGATCTGATGCCATCACTAAAGTCATTCTAGAAGTGAAAAAGA GTGTTTCTGATAAAATCAGTGCTTGCGTTTGTGTGGTCCTGTTGCTCATGGGTGGAGTAGTCCTGTTGTTATACAAATTTAGAAATATCAAGACACCAG ACCGCAGCAGCTCCACAGACAGGACAGAGATGCGAAGTGGACAG GTCTCCCATGCTGCCTGTGACTATGAGAATATTAAAGACATCAGACAATATCCAGTCTCACATCCTGAGGAAACTGTACTATATTCTAGAGTGAAGATCCCCACAAACTCTTCTGATCCACATATGTTATATTCTACAGTACAGTTACCAACAAATCTCTTTAATCAACATGAAGTATTATATTCAACAGCAAATTTCCCCTCAAACTCCTCTGATGGGCTCCTGTATGCTGCTGTCAGTTTTCAGAAACATGAAGATTCTCTCACTGATGATACAGTCACATTCAGGAAAGAGGAGaattaa